The Arachis ipaensis cultivar K30076 chromosome B03, Araip1.1, whole genome shotgun sequence region GATGGAGAGCTTACTGTGGACAAGGTTACAAATTGGTTTGCAACAACTGTACTAGCTTTACCTCAAATTAACTACTACTCGAAGGAGTCACTGGTAATTTTTCTGAACTCTAAAGATATAATACTGCTCGTTTGTGTCAATGTGCCAAGCAGAGTTCTCTATCTCTCAAAATAAAAATGTCTGTGGTAGTGATACAATCCTTTAAACGCTGGTGATTTTGGCGGCAAACCACAGTGATTGTTGGAGAATTAAGTTGCTAAAGAAAAATATCACGGTGGAGCAAGGTGACTAACAAAAGAGAGGATGTGATTGGttacaataaaataattaaaaaagcaTTTCATCAGCCTTTAGGTATCGTTTTGGCAATGAGGAAAGGAGAAGCATAGTTCATGGTACTGGTCTGTTAAACACAACTGAAACCTAAATAGGGTTCATATAGTAAATATGAAGATTAATTCACCCTTGCACTTGATTTCCTTTTGGCATTATAATTCGTCTTTGCTTAGAGTTCTATGGTTACTGAGTGGaagtttattttaaaactttcaaaATATTTCAGGTGCCAAAACTTTTTGGAAAGAGTAGTCATCATAAGGTACAATTCCCTTTCTTATTGCCACATGCTGATTTCAAAATGTTTGATTCGTTGGTTTTCTAACACAAATATTGTTTTATAAAGGACATTAATGGTTTAGTTTCTGCGGACCCTTGGTTTATAGGTAAAAGTAATCTTTTTCACGAAATCTGGGGAACGTGCTGCTCCATTTATTCGACAAGCAGCAAAAGATTATTGGGATTATGCTTCATTCGCATTCATTCTTTGGCGGGAAGAGGAGTCTTCCTATTGGATGGGAGCGTAAGTGATGATTTTTACAAAAATTAATCTTGTCAAAAGATTATTCGGTACTACTTTTCCATGTAGATGGTGATACACAGTTTTGAATATTTATGTTCACTAGCTTATTGATTCATTGCATGACCTTGTATGATGTATTTAATTGTTTGttcattctttaaaaaaaaaaatttcagatttggCGTAGAATCTGCACCTGCTGTCGTATTTCTTAAAGACCCAGGTGTCAAACCTGTTGTGCACCATGGTCTGTTTTTTCCTTCTCATACTACCCAAGAACCATTTGATCTAACCTCTCCTTTTAATTTGACTGACTATCTGTGCATTCTGTGCTACAGGTTCAGTAAACAATTCATTTTTCTTGAAGATGATGGAAAACAATAAACAGCAAGGTAGAAATAGATTTATAGTTTGGCACATACATAATCTTAAACTGGATTGATTTGACGTAAGATATTTTTGGAATAAGCCAAGTATGGTTTgattcttgcacaataagtacacTGTAGAACTTTCGGTTGCTGGAAATGTTGGTATCTTATTCAtcagaaaaaaaggaaaaaagaaaaaaaaaatctgagtGAACCttgtttatagaaaatgacttcGTAAGGTTTGACTAATTTTTGGATTTAATGAGTAAACTGGGTTGTACTATTACTCTTAAGACTTTCaatcttcaatttttttaatttgtaaattAGGTCCTTATTGAATAAGCCCTAATCTAGCTAGTGTGTTGcatttttccctcttctttcttctttcagaGCTTCCTCAATTAAGAAGTGTGACATCAATGGAGCTTGGTTGTGATCCCCATGGCTATTCTCGTGCTGGATATGATACAATTATTTGGTATTGCGCTATTGCAGTAGGAAGGCCAGGTCTTGCGCTGAACAAAATGCGTGAAGTATGTACTTTTGTCTTTGATGCAGTCACAAACTCAATTTTTTCATTATGTACACTAAGAATTATGCTTATTTGGGTTCTATAAAACAGTCCTCTCCCTGTTGCCTTTGTTAAGATACCTCGGATCTGACAAGGCAATCTATATGACTATGCCACTAGATTCATACTTTTCTTTGTTTGAGATGTACAAAGAACATAGCAAAATTTGTGTATTTTGCACATTTTTTTGTAATCAGGGATTAGTTTTCTAGGGGATGTGCGCTATGTATTGGTTATAGTTACAcattttatcattattttttttcatgATGTTTGCTTTGTAGAACTAGATTTTTGTCTTTTAAAGAAGCATTTGTTATTCATACTTGGAAGAGGTTGTAATTCAGATCCATAGACTATGTGCAGGGTCAAAGAAACATTGTCTAAGCATAATGAGGCAGATGCATCATCTGACAATCAAACCTTAGCTCCAGCTGTGGAGGTAATTAAAAGAAAGCGGTTGACGTTTGCTTGGCTTGATGGTGAAAAGCAGAAGGTAATCCTTTTGTTTTACGTTTGATTTTTTACTTCCTTTTGTAGCTTGTTTGAATGCAGTGCACTTTCTTCCTCGTCTTTGCAACTATTTCTAGCCTGAGCTATTAACGAAATATATTTCCATAGGATTTTTGTCGATTTTACCTTGGTCCGGCTAGTGAGCAGACTTGTGGACAACACACGGGCGTTGATGATATTCCTCAGTTATTTATTATTCGTTACCTGAGGAATAGCAGTGCTATGGATACCAAGACAGAGGAAAAACCGACATGGAAATCTCTGCTGATGAAAGATCTAGAGGGTGAACATGATCAAGCAGGCCAGTTTGTAGCTAGATATAAGGGTGCAAGTGATATCTCAGAGGTTTGTTCTTTTACACTGAAATTTCCACATCGCAAATGGTGCTTTGTATGATGTTTCTCTGCCATAAGTAGTTTGGCATTTCTTTTATAACTTATCTAAAATTATGTTGATTACTTGACATAATGATGTTAAATCCAGTTTTTCTCAttatattttctatatttttttgctTTTCTGCAGATAAGCCAATGGATTGCAAGTATAATAAAAGATGGTGACACAAGAGAATTACCATTCTTTGTaagttttttttatgttttaactTACAAGTTTTGCTTGTTAGCACTATATAACATAGGGACATAACTTGGGATGTTTTCTCTGCCTCCTTAAATcaattatttgtttttgaattctGGTTAATTGCTGTATTCAAAAACTTCATCTGCTTATGTGATCATAGTTTCATGAATGTCATTCATTTTGATGCATTCAAATGAGATAGGTATTGATGGGTCAAATTCTTTAtagttttcttattttatttctgtgGCATCTTCACAGACACTACGAACTCCCGCTCTTGTTCCAGATGACAAAGATCCTGGTTGGTCCAGAACTGCGCAAAAGGTTCCTTTGGAAAATCTCAAGCAACGGATTCAAGGTGTTGTTAGAGGACTCTTGGTTTACCAAGAGGATCCAAGAATTGGTCCTTTCTTGCTTCTGGGAGCATTAATATCTATGGGTACCATCTGGTTCCGAAGGAACCAACAAGCTCAGACATCTGAATCAAATCCACAAAGTCAACCAAGTTCTGAGGTAATTTTTGGCTAAATCTTGCATAGCAGAACATGTATCACATTCTGGTATTTTTTCACATCTTTGGTTTTGGAAAATAATTCAACATTTTTATAAGGAGAAAAAGTAATATAAGGAATGTACTATCTCTGCCTTTCATTATGACAGGAACCTTCTCAGGATGAAAGAAATCGGAGACCAAGAGATGGTCTCCGAAGGCGGCAAACTAAAGATTCGACTAAAAATCAGCATCCTTCTATGACGGATTCGGAACCAAAGGGTGCTTATCAAATGCCACTTTCAGATTCTGAATCTGAGTAGTTTCAACATGGTTTCTCCTTGAAGGAAAGTAGCTTTTCAAGACAGTGCTATATGGTCTGAACTCTAATTAGGCTCCTAGTTGAAGCCTTTAGAACATGATACTAGGCTGTCAGCATGTCAACTCGAGATTAGGGCGTATACTACTGATGTCACGCTGATTAGAAGCTAACTTGATTTTCTTTGTACATAGATGTTATTAAACTTTCCTGCTCCGATCATAGAAATTTATTTGAATTTGGTGTTTCGATTAAAACATTTACTCTCAAATGGTTTCTTTCTTTAAGCTTGGTGCCTACAAAATTGAGAGCTCTATGGAGTGAGCGTATATTACGTGTGCAAAAGGCTTTAATAGTTGATAGAAGCAACTCAAAGATGAAAAATAGTAAATGTCTCTATGTGGAGTGGAGTTTATTAGATTCCAATTAATCTTATTTCACTGAGATTTGCTTGTGATCAAGTTAAAGACAAATTTCATtcacttaaattttattttatttctttagaaCAAATATGGGACTATTTAAAATGACAGAATGATAGCATTAATACCCTATATAGTAAGTTAAGATCTGACATTATAAAGTTTTGATAACATatgaacataaaataaaaaaaaaaggataaaataaaGTTGAGTTTTAACATTGTGCATAGAAAAACGAAAATGACAAATATTATGgagaaaagataaaataagaaagatGGGCATGACGTCAAATCCTGTAAAATTTACACATGATAAGTATAGTATAGTCCattaaccaacttgggttggtcgagtgatcAGCTCACTCGtctgcttaagcaagtgtcgggggtttGAATTCCGCCTTGTgtatgcagcaactcattggccagcggcaaacccttaaatggagctccgatctgcgacggattagtccttggccTGTCGGGTTGGAGGATACCTTGGGCAACCAAAAAAGTATAGTCCATTAGACCATTATCTTTcatctttctttttttgttttttttttatttgcaccAGGTATCCATCAGGCCGGAAGCCCAATGACTAATCCTTCGGGTACTACAGAGGCACAAGTAGGCGACCCTCCATGGGTGAATACTGAATAGACAATAACGGGCCGATCAATAGAGTAGCCCAATGAGGCTCATGGAAGGGTAGTATCGTAATACCCAAGTTCTAAAAAACATGAAAAtagtgaataaaaaaaaaaaggaatgcgATTCTTCACTGCCACTGGAGTAAGACTAAAAACTCATCGCTCTTGTTTCCATCACGCAATAATAAAAAAGCAATCTTGTTGTTTTAGCTTCTAGTTTCGCATCGTGGTGAATACTGCTTTCAGGTGATTTTTTATTTTCCAGCTGATTTGTTACTCTGTTTTACGATGCGTTTTTTCATTTGCCCCCTTTCTGTTTTGCTTGAGAAGAATGGGAAAAGACTCAAAGCCAAAGGAGTCAGGAAAGGGAAAGGGGAAACAAGCAGCAAGTGGAAGTGATGAGAATGCTTCTAAGGGAAAAGGGAAAGGTGCCAAAAGTGCAGATGGCCTTGGTACCTGCACCTATGTCAAAGGTAGCATATGATTTGCCACTTCATTGGATTTTTCTATCCCTGTTGGTGTATtgacattaaattttttttatttggtgcAGCAAGGCACATCCTGTGTGAGAAGCAAGGTAAGATTAATGAGGCATACAAGAAGCTGCAGGATGGTTGGCTTGAAAATGGCGATAAGGTCCCACCAGCAGAGTTTGCAAAGGTAATTTTCTTTTGCATTTGGTAGGGTTCTTAAGTTAGTGGGTGGTCTGTTCAAACATCATTGCTAATGTAGCAATATATGATTTCATATATCTGCATCATTTGTTCATATTTCTTTTTAAGTTGTTAATTGAGTTTTCAATTCATTGTGGGACTAAGAATCTTATTTTTGGTTGAGTATCATAACCATGATTGGTGCAGAATTCTTGGAAAGAAGAAACAGGAATCTATTCATTTAGAATAAACTACTCCATTGCTGACCATGAAAGATTTAAATTCCGACAATTCTAACCATGAAATATGTAAACTAGCTTGATACCTACAAGAGATTGGATTATTTCAGCAAAACTACCCAAAATGAGTAGTTTAAGGGTAGTTTTGCAGAACTAATCCAATCTCGTATGGATATCGAGTTTGTTATATCTTTCATGGTTAGACTTGCGAGTGCTTGAGTCTTTCATAGTTGGAAATAGTAGTTTATTCGTCCATTAAAATTTCTCTACGCATATAAATGTTTTGCCGTTTCAATTGTTTTACATCTAGAATATTTTACTCTGCAAACAGGTAGCCCAGGAATACTCTGAATGTCCATCAGGAAAGAAGGGTGGAGACCTTGGATGGTTTCCGCGAGGAAAGATGGCTGGACCATTTCAGGATGTAGCGTTTGCCACGCCAATTGGAGCCACCAGTGCTCCATTCAAGTCAACGTATATCCCTTTAACTCATTGTTATTCCCTTGATTCCTACTCCTCACACAAGCACCTAGCTCCTTCTCTTCCTCTATTTAGGCAGATATGCTAATGATTGTTTTGATAATGATGTTGTAGGCATGGCTACCATATTATATTATGTGAAGGAAGGAAGAACTGATCACTGAATAAGAACAAAGCTGAATTTCAATGGCTTTGAAACCCTAAACTGTTGTATGATTGGGTGttggttctttttctttttgtgaaTGTGGTTTGATAAGTTAAACCAACAGAGTTTGCCGTATGCACAATGATCTTGCTTTCGAGTACCTGGATAATTGAGAGCATCTATGTCACTATGGATGGTTTTTCACTTTTTGCTTCCCAAGCTTGGATGTTGATACATGATAGATTTTGCTACTATCTTAATTAGAATTTCCTTCTGCCCCTTTCATATTTCTCCTCTATTTTTCGTGTCTGCTTTTGCTATAATTTAAAAAGGAAGAAATGTAGTAAGCAACTATGCTTAGAAGAAACATGTTGTTCCTCGAGTGATCCACCATGTGTTAAACACGACGAAGAAAAACTGagtgaattttaaaaaatttaccaTCCTGAAGCACACCCCAAACACAGAAGGTTATGTCCAGTGATAAAAAGTCATCTTGATCCTATTTTATGGAACGAAACTGGatcctattttatgtttagtcaatgcaagtcatgattcatggatttggattttctaaagtttgaattttaccttagagagtaaagtgtgatctcttaccatttattttataggtgggactaagaataaatataagagagaaatcattcaagggtagaagatcacattttaccctctaaagtacaaatttaaaatttagaggatccaaattctgaTTCATCGTCTTCCGCTTTGAAGTTTCGAAATGATCCAACTGGCAACATCTTCATTTTACCTCGATTATAATCTGATATGAAACACATACAACTGCCTAAACTTGCTAATATTCAAAGAAGGAACGACTGAACTAAAACAACTAAAGGATGGTTTATCACATTCAAATCACCATAACCGTTTCAAGTTGCTGAGCTGTGTTGTACTATTGTTTGCCTCAGAGAACTAACGATGTGCCAGTATTTGTCAAGAGAGCAtaacttcatgcaatttaatttatcGTCCTAAAATAGTAATGGCACACACATTTATATTATATAGTTTGTGCATATAAGAATATAAAGATTAAAAAGAATAACTAATTCTATTGTACAACAAAATTTGCAAAACTTTCAGCTGAGTTGACAGGCACAAAAGCATGCACAAAGCATAGCTTGCTACGCATAGTTATGTACAAGCTTAAGACCCCAGCTCATATCCTCACAGTGCCTAACATGTGGAACAAGTTTACCAGTGTCAATTCCTTTCTTAGCCTTGCAGTCATAAAAGGGAGGAGCATGGAAACATGGCTCCATCGACATAGCACGTTGACAAGGAGGATCTGGAGCTGTTCTATTCTCAGGCTTGTATAGTATCCATGGTTTTAAACCTCCCAGTCCCTGTGCCACATAGCCGAAAGTAGACCATGAGCTAGTAACCAACACGTCGGTTAAGCTTAAGAGGTACATTTCTGCCCAAGCTTTTTGGTTGTGCATCTGATTCTCAGTTTGTTGATATCCTTCATGGCTTGGCTGGAAAACGCCAACTGCTTCTCCCGTCGTGGTGGGAAATTCCCAGTACATATCTCTGACCTTTTCGGAATAACCAGAGCTTAAGGATGTCATGAGTACTGCTTTCGACTTCGGCTTTCCTGATGAACTAATAGTAGCCTGCTTCCTGTTAACATCGGGTAATAGATTCTCCTTGAAAACACAAGCTAAGATCTGATCCAATACATGTTGAAATGGACCTGTTCCGGTGTCAAACACTCTAATCTGTATACCTACTCTCTCATCCACATTAGCTAAATAAGCTTCATAGTATCTAATGACTAGTCCCCATACTCTATTTGTGGGGTGGAACAGATACCTAGCTAAGAAATGGAAAACTGTTTCCCTATTTGGAAACAGCTGATTCAGTTCCTGCTCAAAAGACGGCATCAAGAATAGCGACGGAACGAAGTAATTATCTGTTCTGACTAATAACCAAGGTACCTGATCAAGAAAACGTTGGTCTTCATCGCAGAAGAATAGCTTATCTTGATCGTCGTAGTCATGCGCTAGATGAAGGTACACAAAAGATGCTGTAACTGATTTATCCTTGATCATTTTCCCATAACAGTGAGCAGATTTCTGATTGAGATGATGGAATTGAGCACGAAGAGGGAAATCGGGAGGAAGGAACCAGGAAGCGTGTGGGAAGGGCTCGCAAAAGAGATCAGTCATGTCAAGTCCCGGATCAAGCAAGAGAACACGGTTGGTGAGGAGAGCATAAAGGAATGCAGAAGCAATGGTCAATATCCTATTCCCTAAACCGCTGTATGAAATCCACACTAGATATTTACAAGCAGCCGAAGATGACTGGCTTGGAACACCGGACCTCAGATCTTTCACTGTTTTATTGTAGGATTCAGTATAAGGTCCACATTCTCTGTGGAGCGCTTCATATTTTCTTAATCTAGAAATGAGGTATGAAGAAGGTTTTGCTGATAATCCTTTGCGGTTAATGAGCGAATCATATCTGCTTAGACAAGAGGTTTCATCGAATCCAGCAGGTAGAAGACCAGCAAGCAGCTTATCGTCAATCCAACCTAGCAGCAATCAGAAAACAGTGTAAAACCCTACCTAGATCACAAGAGAGGTAAAAACTAAAAAGGgaaaagcaagaagaagaagcgtACGGGGCACAGATATGGGGACGGCGTCGGAGGGAGGATCTCGAAGGACGAGGGAGAGGGAGAAGACGACGGAGAGGATGATTGTGGAGAAGACGCACAAACCGGCGAGGCGCATCATTATTATGGAAGGGCATTTCTTCTGCTCCTGATGATTCCTGTGATGAACCCTCTTCATCAACAACCACTGATGCACTCTCCACTTTCCTTCTCTTTTTCGATCTCAATCACACACAACTTGCACTCGTCACTACGCTATTTTCGGGATTCCTTCCTTCTATACAACTAACTCATTCTTGCTATATATTTTCCAACAATTTTAATtccattaaataaataaaattactaCTAGCACTATGTTAATATGTTCTCCTGGAAAGAAggggaaaaaagaaagagaggatCAAAGAagcttaattattttatttttaccttGTTTAAAAACTCAAAAGCTACTATTGTGTCATTAATCTTGGAGGTTAATTTTGAAGTATtatcagtttttttttttggtgacttgacGTATTATCAGTTTATTATGCCATAAGCCCATAACCATACCTATCAATTTTGATAAACTAAGCTGGCAGAAAATTgactgatttttttttatattggaacAAATTGTGTGATGTGCCCCAATATTTTAATGTATATGAATTTTACTCTTGTATGGGATAATTTTTTACCTTTTGAAAGACACAAACGTCACCTACGCTttgtatataaaaattatttttaaatttgttaaatACAAAACGGCAATGccgttttcatttaaaaaataaaaaaatatatatttttcacaAATGCAtggagtaattttttttaaattgagaaTAGAAAAATGTCATTGACGTTttgatgttttttatttttttttaattaaaaaaattgaaaacggcgGTCACGTTTTGTATATTTCTACAATCATGTTAAATacgaactttttctttttaatattgtattacTAGAGGTGAAATCCTTTATCATGAACCAAATTGTGTGTTGAACACAACTATGGCCATTTACAAAACGTCAATGACGTTTTGTGTTtcttcaattaaaataatatttttctaacaAAACGTCAGCGACGTTttgtgttttaataattaaaataatatttttttattacaaaacgtcagtgacgttttgttctttgatgattaaaaaaaattttttattacaaaacgttAGTAACGTTTTGTGCTACTACCACAACCCTGTAAaacaccaaaatcatcaaatatttttgtatttcacattaaaattatccatatataaaaattttagccgTTAAATACAACTTTTTAAACATTTTGATaatccaatattaaaaaaaaaagttctgTTTTGAGGAGTGTTAGAGTTTGTAGATTTTGTAATTTgtaataattaattagttattattaatatttttaatagtataaaattatatcTAATCGTATAACATTATTTAGTataaaaaaggatttttttttattttttagcgtgtttagtaaatttctagtagtaaaaataaaagcactagaaaaataaaaaaaaaattgagaagctgtaatttacatctttttttaaaagatcttttttccttaaaaaaaaatatttttcatgtaataaataaacaaaaaaagtacttttatattgttatacccaaatataattgatagataaaaagatctttttgcataagatatccaaacataaaattacttttactttttcataagatcttttaaaaaaagataactaaaaaaaaagatcttttcttaaaagcTCGTCCAAACaaacctttatttttttttactgatTAAATAAtagtcaaattttaataaaagtgttgttctttagattttttcttttagaaaaacattttttccttttattcatataaaaaaattatcttcattttaaataaaaatatttattatttattatttatttttaaattttattttatttcaatcataaaacaaacGTTTACCTTAAGATTTGATTTATTAATCATTTTAAAAGATTGGTGAATAATAATAATACGCTCGTTACGTTTTTGTTGAGTAACCATCAACAACAAAATATTGGAATAATCTCCTTGAATAAACTAAAGGAGGACCATCTGCACATCTCTCTTGTATCGT contains the following coding sequences:
- the LOC107629485 gene encoding uncharacterized protein LOC107629485, whose amino-acid sequence is MPPSSPSMASTLRAYAVPLILFAFAMLYQLLLIPNYFPPSHYDVLKIDTYSPVDKVRDSYHTLQSNWNSAPQVPDTCQFLKIQYAYELLTNPLWKRDYDLFGIDDQLHILENASKNCAGKRISELDLPLLDVPPPFGPIDHSHKVITALDFQSIFPVTKPWLIQLYSSGSKRCAQFSESWNKIASLLHPFANTGMVELGEVQLAVYLADKRSTGKPYFRNGIPYLLAIPPGCRDVKCFSRFDGELTVDKVTNWFATTVLALPQINYYSKESLVPKLFGKSSHHKVKVIFFTKSGERAAPFIRQAAKDYWDYASFAFILWREEESSYWMGAFGVESAPAVVFLKDPGVKPVVHHGSVNNSFFLKMMENNKQQELPQLRSVTSMELGCDPHGYSRAGYDTIIWYCAIAVGRPGLALNKMRETMCRVKETLSKHNEADASSDNQTLAPAVEVIKRKRLTFAWLDGEKQKDFCRFYLGPASEQTCGQHTGVDDIPQLFIIRYLRNSSAMDTKTEEKPTWKSLLMKDLEGEHDQAGQFVARYKGASDISEISQWIASIIKDGDTRELPFFTLRTPALVPDDKDPGWSRTAQKVPLENLKQRIQGVVRGLLVYQEDPRIGPFLLLGALISMGTIWFRRNQQAQTSESNPQSQPSSEEPSQDERNRRPRDGLRRRQTKDSTKNQHPSMTDSEPKGAYQMPLSDSESE
- the LOC107629484 gene encoding peptidyl-prolyl cis-trans isomerase NIMA-interacting 4; the encoded protein is MGKDSKPKESGKGKGKQAASGSDENASKGKGKGAKSADGLGTCTYVKARHILCEKQGKINEAYKKLQDGWLENGDKVPPAEFAKVAQEYSECPSGKKGGDLGWFPRGKMAGPFQDVAFATPIGATSAPFKSTHGYHIILCEGRKN
- the LOC107629483 gene encoding galactoside 2-alpha-L-fucosyltransferase, which codes for MKRVHHRNHQEQKKCPSIIMMRLAGLCVFSTIILSVVFSLSLVLRDPPSDAVPISVPRWIDDKLLAGLLPAGFDETSCLSRYDSLINRKGLSAKPSSYLISRLRKYEALHRECGPYTESYNKTVKDLRSGVPSQSSSAACKYLVWISYSGLGNRILTIASAFLYALLTNRVLLLDPGLDMTDLFCEPFPHASWFLPPDFPLRAQFHHLNQKSAHCYGKMIKDKSVTASFVYLHLAHDYDDQDKLFFCDEDQRFLDQVPWLLVRTDNYFVPSLFLMPSFEQELNQLFPNRETVFHFLARYLFHPTNRVWGLVIRYYEAYLANVDERVGIQIRVFDTGTGPFQHVLDQILACVFKENLLPDVNRKQATISSSGKPKSKAVLMTSLSSGYSEKVRDMYWEFPTTTGEAVGVFQPSHEGYQQTENQMHNQKAWAEMYLLSLTDVLVTSSWSTFGYVAQGLGGLKPWILYKPENRTAPDPPCQRAMSMEPCFHAPPFYDCKAKKGIDTGKLVPHVRHCEDMSWGLKLVHNYA